Below is a genomic region from Brassica oleracea var. oleracea cultivar TO1000 chromosome C9, BOL, whole genome shotgun sequence.
TAATTATTTTATCAATATGATAAATCAATATATTGGGGTTCTTGATGAATTTTTGTTTGGTTTAAAAGCTAAGTTCTAAAAACAATTATTGTTGTTAAGGGGCATGAATTTTTAATCCGCTTTAGGCGCCACAATACTCCGAACGGGCACTGCCAATGAAGAAGAAAAGGGTGTCGGTCAGTGACAGGGAGGATAGAAGAAGGTATGATGGTTGATACGTTTATTTTTCAAGAATCATCATCATATTCTTTACTTGCTTTTTATTCTGCCTTGATCAATTTTTTTTTTTTAATTTTTTTTTGGGGGTCTATGATTGTGTACTGTTAGCTGACAATTTTTTTTATCAACTTATTATTCCTTTCAACATAAAAAAAAATACAGTTTTGGTAGGCGGATGAAAAATTATCCTAAAAAATAGGATCAGTGGAAAATAAAATTCTTCTGCAAACCAAACTTACAAACCTGAACTGATTTTATCCAGGGAAAATTGTTTTTTTAAAGCAAAAAAATGATAACTATGTCGCTTTATACTAATCTCATATACTTTATGTCTCATTAGGCTAATTATTTTTAAAAAGGCAATAATGCCTTTAAAATTATATTTTTTAAATATAATAAATAATGAGTTCGATCAAACGAGATAGATCGATCCGAAATTACAAGGTCGAACGGATCGATCGATCTTGATCATTATGCAGAAGAAAAAAAACTTGGAGCATATACTGATCGACCTGGTCCATTTCATTCGATCGGCAAAGGTCGATTTCATAAAGATCGACCGGTCTCGAATTATTGACCGATAGATCCGTGGAAGCATATATATGAATCATGGTAGAATTAATGTGAAAATTTTGTGAACAATCAATGGAATATAGAAGATGGCATGGAATATAGAAGATGGCGTGAGAAGAAGGTTACCACTTTTTTTTTGTTTTTTTTTTGTTTTTTTTTAAATCGATTTTTTCAAAATATGAAAGTGAATATTNNNNNNNNNNNNNNNNNNNNNNNNNNNNNNNNNNNNNNNNNNNNNNNNNNNNNNNNNNNNNNNNNNNNNNNNNNNNNNNNNNNNNNNNNNNNNNNNNNNNNNNNNNNNNNNNNNNNNNNNNNNNNNNNNNNNNNNNNNNNNNNNNNNNNNNNNNNNNNNNNNNNNNNNNNNNNNNNNNNNNNNNNNNNNNNNNNNNNNNNNNNNNNNNNNNNNNNNNNNNNNNNNNNNNNNNAATCTCAAAATTATGATTTAAACATTTTTAGAACTGAAAAAAACGCCACTAAATTCATATATGTATTTTATCAATAGTTACTATTTTTTCAATTTTTTTTTTGTAAAACTATTTATTAAATTTATTTTCAAAAATATTAAAGGGTATATAGGCAAAAATAGCCCAAAATAGATATTGCTCTTAAAAAAAAACAATTTTCCCTATTTTTATAAAACGATTAGAAATGAGATCGAAAGAAAAGACATACTATTGCAACACAATCGACAAAATATATTGTAAATAGAGAATAAAGACTGATCAAAGATGTCTCCGGCTAATCATCAATAACAAGTTTCTATTTCAAACTTACCTTTCGATTTTAAAGAATCCAAACTTCACATTCAGCAAGCCAGAGGCCCAAGATCTCCCAAAAGCGGTGGAGCCAAAAACATAGATCGTTACACACTTAGGATGAAGCTGGAGCGGAGATCACAATCACATCCGTAAGGTACCGGCAAGGAGAAAACGATCCAACCCGGGTAACACTAATCTCACTGAGAGGTGAAGGTGAAATATCGAATCGAGAAAAACCCAAACCAATCTTTGTAGATAGGAAATAAACTAACATTCAATGATCAAAGCTTTCGATGTACAAAGATCTACGAGATAAATCAAACCTATTTGAAATCAAATTCTCTGCGCAAAGAAGAACTAAAATTTGGATAGAGGTGTGGTTCTCCAACTGTGGCCTTTTAAAGTTTTCTCTAAAACCTTTAGATATTGCATTTTAATCCTCAATATTATTAATAACTAACTATAATCACTAAAATTCTAAAGAACATAGTAGCTTCTCTCTCCTTTCGTTTTCTCCAACCTCTCACTAGAACACTCAACCATAGAAACGCTCCGGTGACTGGCGGCTTTATAGTCCCCGGTTACTGACTTTTTGTTTTTGTTTTGTATGTAACTTCGATCATAAGGGTCGACTGTGCTTTTTCGCTTTGGCGATTTTTTGTTTCGTTAGGCGATTTTGGTATGTTATGGTTAGCCAAATCAGAGACACTTACCAATCTTATCTACTCTCTGATTTGTGTTGAACCTAAATAAAGTTTCAGATATAGTTCTTCTTCTTCTGGGTAGATGGTGATGTCGGTTGATTGAGAGATTTGATTTCTTTCTTGGGTAGAAAAACTTAGATTTTTGATTCTGAGGTGGTATTAAACTCCACTTTCAGTCATGAGGAGTTTCCACGAAGGTCAAGATCTGAGGTTTGGAACAAGCTTTGGAGATCCGGTCCGGAATTTAGATGAATTGGAGCTGCCATATAGACAGTGTTCCAATAAAATTCTGTGCTCGTTTCTACTAAAGTGTTCTTTGGACTCATACTCTATCAATTGGGATTGAAGATCTCTCTTTCGCTGAAGATTGAAGGAACGAAGAACATGCAAACAGCCTCAACTGATCGGAGATGGAGATGGATGGATTACCGGCAAGTCCTCACACGTGTCTTTTAGCATGTAAAAGTTATCTGCTGGTGTTTAGGCTTTGGACAAAAATTGAGTCTTTTTGTAATCTTTGCCTAATGGGCTTCTTGTTAATGAAACCACAAGTTGACAAAAAAAATTACTAAAATTCTATAAAGAAACAATAAACATACATTTTAAATATATAATCAATAATATACTCTTATAAATAAACTATAATACAATAATTACTTAGTAATAATAATAATAATAAAACATAAAATTATAGATAATAATAACTCATACAATCCAATTAACAAAGATACATATAAAATACAAAACTAATCAATAAGATTATTTCCATAATGTTCTCATATATAATCAATCAAATCATTTTTAAGTGATAAGTGAGCTTCCTTATCTTTTATCTGAAGATTACATGTTAAAAATTGTCGAACCACATATCTTCATTTATCATCATTTCAACGTTTGTTGGTGGTGTTGGTCTTGCATCTCTAGTCGGTACGTTAACTTCTCGTTCATCCTCAATAATCATGTTATACATTATAATACATGATATCATTATATCATGCAATATCTTCTTTTTCCAATAACGTGAGGATCCTGCAACAATAGTAAATTTGAATTGTAGAATTCCGAAAGCTCGTTCAACATCTTTCTGACATGATTCTTGTCTTGATGCATACAATTTCTTTTTTTGGACCTTGGGGATGCTAATTGTTTGGACAATTGTTGACAATTCAGGATATATACCATTGGCTAAATAATAACCCATATTATATTTTTGTCCTTAAATTGTGTAATTGGCTGTTAGACAATTATTCCATTTCTAATGTATACAATCAAGACTGCCTAACATTCCAGGAACTCCACGTTGATGGACGATGCTAAAAAGTCTAGAAACGTCTTATGTTGTTGGTGACCTGAGATATCACTCTAAAAACACAGTTACACTTGCATGACAAAATCATTTCATGCATTCAATTTCTGTGTACTCTCCTACTTTGATGTATTCATCGGTCGCATCAGCAGAGATGTCATATGCTAAGATCCGAATAGCAGTTGTTACCTTTTGTAGAGTTGATAATTCAAGTCTACCAGATGCATCACATCGCTAATAGAAAACTGTTGGAGAAAACTGTTGGAGATGCTCTAAAGAACCACCAGAGCCGGTGAACGAGAAAGATGAAGAAGCATTAGAACTAAAGAAAAATTGGAATAATTTATTCTTACAGAGAGGAAGACTAGTTGACAAGTTTTCTTGTGTGTACGTTTTGAAAGTTCTTCTTATGTGTAATTTAATATATTATATTTTGTGATTATTGACTATGGCAGTGATAAGAAAACTGCAACATTAAGGAAATTTTGAGCTCATAAATAATAAAACTTATACGTAATATATTATCACAAAACTATGGAAATAAATTTATACCAGGAAATTTTGAACTCATATATAATAAAACTTAGGGTTTTTTGCAAAATTGATCTACAACTCAAAGTCAAACACAAGACTAATTTCTTTTTTTTTTGGAAATTAGTTTTGCCATATTCACCCCACAAGTTCATATAATTCACGAAAATGCCATCAATTTTTTTTTTTTTCGAAAATGATATTTTTACTCTTTCACCCTCATCAATACCCCAACCACCATTAACAACCAATTTGAAGCTCTTAATGCTCCCAAAATCGAGTTACTCTTCTTCTTTTTCCATTCTTGTGAACTAAACACAACATATCTCTCACTTTCTCTCCACAATGAGCTAAAAAAAACCAAAATTTTGATTCTACATTTTTTATGGTTCATAGAGTCATAGAAGCTAACGATTCTGGGTGGGTCACTTTCGTTTGAGATTATGNNTTATCTCACCAATTTAAGGTATGACATCGAGTTTTTTTCCAGATCTATTCGTCAGACGACTTACCTGGAAGTCGTCTGGTCAACGCAGAGGTTATTTTTGCAATTGACTTTGAAATCTGTTTTCTGAGACGACTGAAAGTTAAGTCGTCTGATNNNNNNNNNNNNNNNNNNNNNNNNNNNNNNNNNNNNNNNNNNNNNNNNNNNNNNNNNNNNNNNNNNNNNNNNNNNNNNNNNNNNNNNNNNNNNNNNNNNNNNNNNNNNNNNNNNNNNNNNNNNNNNNNNNNNNNNNNNNNNNNNNNNNNNNNNNNNNNNNNNNNNNNNNNNNNNNNNNGTTAGTTTTGCAATTGAAAAAAAAAACTTCAATATTTAATTATACCCAGACGACTTACAATTCAGTCATCTACCCGACGACTTACATGTAAGTCGTCCAAGATTTTATTCCGAGATTCTGGTCAAACCTCGTAAATCCTGGACGACTTACATGTAAGTCGTCTGACGGACGACTGAATTTTAAGTCGTCTATATATAATTAAATATTGAAGTTTTTTTTTTCAATTGCAAAACTAACCTATGACGACTTAATTGTAAGTTGTCTAGTTTAAAAAAAATATTATTATTTTAATTTTCATGAGACGACTGAAATGTAAGTCGTCCAGAAAAGTCAAACTTCTGAAATAATCCAGTCTAATGCAAAACTAACCTATGACGACTGAAATGTAAGTCTTCTAGCTTTTTGGAGTTTTTTTAACCAAACAATAGTAGACGACTTATTTTTCAGTTGTCCGAAATAACAGATTTCAAAGTCAATTGCAAAAATAACATCTGCGTTGACCAGACGACGTATATTTTAGTCGTCAGGATGACTTAGATTGAAGTCGTCCGCTTCGATCTTTAATAAACTTTCGTTTTCTTTGTTCTAAGTTTGCTAATGTGTTTTATTTTGAATTTTTCAGATGATGCGTCAGTTACATGTAGTGAATGGAGAATGGTTGTTGAAACATGGATGTTGGAATTTTGTGGTTGATCATTTCAAAAGAGCGAGAATGCTATTTTTGAGTGAAGGTTCGACACATGTTGATCTTGTTGAAATGGCTCAAGAAGATTATAATGAGGCTGAGGAGGGGGATGAAGCTGAGGAGGGGGATGAAGCTGATGTGAGGGATGAAGAAGAGAGCTGATGTGAGGGATGAAGCTGAGGAGGGGGATGAAGCTGAGGAGGGGCATGAAGCTGAGGATCATGATGGGGAGGAGGATGCTGACATCCCTGTTGTCACTGATGCCGAGGATTATAGTGAGTATGGAAAGGTTAAAGACGCTGATGAGAAAGAAGATGATGAAATATGTTTTGATGATTACAAAGGGGCATATGGTTGTGAAGGAGAAGGATCATCTGCAGACAGAATTTATGTCAACCAGAGTTTTTCTAGTAAGGATACACTGCTTGCAGAGTTGCGGTTGACAGCGGTGAGGCGTAGGTTCTCCTTCAGAATATTCAAGTCAACNNNNNNNNNNNNNNNNNNNNNNNNNNNNNNNNNNNNNNNNNNNNNNNNNNNNNNNNNNNTGTTTTGATGATTACAAAGGGGCATATGGTTGTGAAGGAGAAGGATCATCTGCAGACAGAATCTATGTCAACCAGAGTTTTGCTAGTAAGGATGCACTGCTTTCAGAGTTGCGGTTGACAGCGGTGAGGCGTAGGTTCTCCTTCAGAATATTCAAGTCAACAAAAACTCTCTTTGTGGCAACATATCGTGTTAGTGGTTGTCAATGGAAGGTCCGAGCAAGTGTGAAAAATGGGACTAAAACGTTTTACGTAACCAAGTATGTGGCAACCCATACATGTTCCATCCCAGACAGAATCGCTCAGCGGAAACGTTGTACTCCGAAGTACATTGGTCGACTTTTCATAGATCGAGTGGGAATCATTGATGGGTTGAATCCGCAGCATATCAAAGATGCAATGAAGAACATGTTTGGCATGACACTTGATTACACCACTTCATACATAGCATTGTTATATGCGCAAGAAATGGTGAGAGGATCAGCGGAAGACGGGCATGAGCGACTGCCTTCATATTTTGAGCAAATCAAGGCAGCAAATCCGGGTTCTATCACAGCTTTAGAACTTGATTCTCTGAATAGATTTAAGTATCTATTTCTCTCTTTTAGAGCTTCTATCAGAGGATTTAAGTATCAGAGAAGGGTCATTGTGGTGGATGGGACTCACCTAAGTGGGAAGTATGAGGGTACTATGTTGGTTGCAGCCACACAAGACGGTAATTTTCAGATATATCCATTGGCTTTTGGGATCGTAGATGGTGAGAATGATGAATCTTGGGAATGGTTTTTCACAAAATTGGCGAGTTGTGTATCTGATGAGTATCCTCTGGTGATAGTCTCCGACAGGCACTCCTCCATTATAAATGCGTGTGAAAAGGTGTTTCCTTGGGCAACCCGAGGAATACGTTATTATCACCTTCAAAAGAATATTGTCAAAAAGTATAAAGGGAAGCATCTCTTGAAAGTGTGGTCCGGGGAGACGGAAGAAATCAAGATGGCAATCTTGGTTGGAGCTATCCAGGATGAGAGGACGCAAACCCCGGAAGCAACACAGGGTTTATAGGTGCTCAGTCTGCAAAGAAACTGGCCATAAGCGTCCACAATGTAAGAACTTACGTGGAAGACCTTCAAGTAAGTCGTCCAGAAGACCTTCTGGTTAGTCGTCCAACGACTTAATTAGACTCTATGTTTTATGAACTTCTCTGTAGACTCTATGTTTTATGATTGTCTCTGTAGACTTTATGTTTTATGAACTTATTTGTAGATTTTATGTTTTATGAACTTATCTGAGAAGTCTTTTTGTTGGAAGACTTTTCAGACGACTTAACGTTAAGTCGTCTGAGAAGTCTTTTTTTTGGAAGACTTCTCAGACGGCTTAACTTTAAGTCGTCTGAGATGTCTTTTTGTTGGAAGTGGTGGTAAATCGTTCAGAAGACCTTCTGGTCAAACATTACATATTCCGAAAGGTTACTGCACTACCAAACTAACTTCCTTTGGAATTCTAGTTTGGTATGAGGATAGGTTACAAAAAACATCATCCTATCCTGACCATGTTAACGTCCCCTAATCTACCATACAACAGTACACAAAAGCATCAAGTTCAAATACAAATAACACATCCAATATCTACTTATACGTTCCCAGGTTCTCATCATTGTCTTGGTTTTCCCATTCATGGCAAATAGGAAGCTCTTGAAATATATTCACCGCCATCTTCTCCCTGATGCTCTTCCCGTTTCTTTTGTTAAACGCTTTAGGAAATTCCATCCCAAGAGCATGACATTCAATGTACTTCAGAGCGAAGGGGTCACAATCACCAGCTCGGCACTGAGGTACTCCATCGGTTTGTCTCGCATATGTGTATGGCTCCAATGTGTATTGAACCTTTTGTTCGTCAGAGAGCGTGCAGTCAACAAGCAGATAAGGGACCATTGTGACAAAATACTCCATTACCTCATCGAGTTCTTCAGGGCTAATATGACCGATAATGCTGTCCCAGATGACTATGTGCCTCTTAGGGATCGATATCCATATAGCAATCCAATGCTGGTTCTTTAAGTTCACAGGTGCATAAATATCATCCACATCCACCCCCCCATCAGAAAACTACCAGACGACTTACAGACGACTTATACAAGTCAGATAACTACCAGATGACTAACAGACGACTTATGAAAGTCAAAAAACTACCAGACGACTTACAGACGACTTATGCAAATCAGAAAACTACCANNNNNNNNNNNNNNNNNNNNNNNNNNNNNNNNNNNNNNNNNNNNNNNNNNNNNNNNNNNNNNNNNNNNNNNNNNNNNNNNNNNNNNNNNNNNNNNNNNNNNNNNNNNNNNNNNNNNNTCAGAAAACTACCAGACGACTTATGCAAATCAGAAAACTACCAGACGGCTTACAGACGACTTATGCAAGCCAAAAAACTACCAGATGACTTACAGACGACTTATGCAAATCAGAAAACTACCAGACGACTTACAGACGACTTATGCAAATCAGACAACTACCAGACAACTTACAGATGACTTATGTATAAGAGTAAGAAAATAGCAGAAGACTTACATGGTCGGTCAACCATTCTAAGGGGGTTCGGAGGACTGATAAAATCGACTTGGACATCTACGTGGTTTTTTTTTCAAAGGTAGTTTATAAGAACTGCAAACACAAAAGGTAAATAATCAAATGGATGCTTTTTTTTTATCAAATGTAAATAATCATTTTTGTACAGCAACTTACGGATCTTGTTGCACCCATTCAGTGAGCTCCTTCGACTTCTTCTTGTCATAGGGTGCAAAAGGATCATAGCCTCGGCCAAACTTTTTGTTTGGAATGATCTGTTTGGCAGTGGTGTTTCCCTTAAAAGGAGTTTGCTGTGTGGAAGCAAGTTTCCTTTCTCGCTCACTTTTTTCACGGAGATTCACCATAGCAGTCTCCTTCTTTGTCTGCCTTCTAGCTTCTTCCAAGAGTAAATCTGAAGCAGTGGAAACTTGTTTGTCCAATAGAAGAATGCTAGGATCATCACTCGGTAAGTCGTCTGCATGTCTCACAAGACAGAGCTCTCTCGAGGAACTCGGTTCCGTAGTAAAACTCGGTTATTTGGCTTCCTTGTATCCTGCTTTCGCCTCATTCACACTTTCACTCTGCAATTTAGAGTTCACTATGTGTTTAAAAACTATTAACCAGAGATCAAATTCGCACATGAAACAAAGCCCTTACAGCAAAGATCAAACCATCACTAATGGCATCAGATATGTCCTTGAAGGCCCTTTCAATCTGCTGTTTCGTCATCCCATAGCCATCACTACCCGCCGCAAGTGTCTCACCAGAAACAGAAGACTCTTTATGAGCTTTCTTCCGAGGTCTGCTACTTTCTTCCGAGGTCTGCTACTTTCTTCCTTCACAACACTCTCTGACTTCATTGCAGTTTTTTTCCGTCTTCACTGGACTCACTTCATTCTTCCCTGGACTCACTTCCATATTAACAACCTTGTGAGTACCGGTGACTTGCCAGCAGTCCATGGTCCACTTCCATCCAGGATCATTAAACATGACTTTAATTATGTTATCCGCAGCAGGGTCATCTACGTCTTCGTCCCATTTTGGAAACATTTCATCAAGGTCCTTCCGAATGAAGTTGTTCACGTTATTCTGCAGTAAATAAAAGATATAAACTTAGTTAAGTAGTCTGAGAAGTATTTTTGTTGGAAGACTTTCCAAACGACTTAACTTTAAGTCGTCTGAGAAGTCTTAGGGAGTGAAGTTAAGTACCTGTTTTTTGATAGCAGCCTTAAAACATTTGCGTTGTCCTTTGCCACCCTTGTAAGCCAGCAACAGTGGAGACGGTCTATTTGGTACGGCAGACCCATAATTAGCACCCAATTCTGGCATAGCATAGTACGCCCACACTTGGACGACTTGTATGAAACCATGAACAGTGTAACCTGTTTGCGTCAAGTCTTTTGCCTTCAGAGAATCCATCAGCACCTTAAACGCCACTCTCCNNNNNNNNNNNNNNNNNNNNNNNNNNNNNNNNNNNNNNNNNNNNNNNNNNNNNNNNNNNNNNNNNNNNNNNNNNNNNNNNNNNNNNNNNNNNNNNNNNNNNNNNNNNNNNNNNNNNNNNNNNNNNNNNNNNNNNNNNNNNNNNNNNNNNNNNNNNNNNNNNCTTCTCCCAGAAAGCAGCCATCTCCTTCGTAACCTCACACCTTGGATTTTCCAGGTCCTTGATGTAATCGCAGTTCAGCCCAGTGAGGTGTTCAAACTCTATCAGTGAAAACCTCGCAGGTTGTGAAGCGACAAGACTCCAGAGCTCAAACTTCTTCTTAATGTCCAGATGGAAACAGAGCATAAAATGTACCAGCCTTGAAGTCCAACCAAACTCAAGCTTCTTGAATTTGATGAACACTCCCAACTTCGACGCCTTCAGATCCTCATATTCGTCAGCTGTGAGACAATCACATAGAGCTTTAAACAACTTCATGTCATCAGAATGATACGAAATGCTCCTGATTGCAGCGAGCTCTTCTCTTAATGTAAACATCCTCGGTGGGAGTTCTGGCAAATCCATTTTAAGGCCTGCAAACAATCACAAACAACCATCTCAAACACATAGGTAGCGCATTATTCTAAATACTATAGAAGCTTGCAGACGGCTTCCAGNNNNNNNNNNNNNNNNNNNNNNNNNNNNNNNNNNNNNNNNNNNNNNNNNNNNNNNNNNNNNNNNNNNNNNNNNNNNNNNNNNNNNNNNNNCAGACGGCTTCCATGAAGTGAGAAGACTACTCAGACGACTTCCTGGAAGTCGTCCAAGTAGTCTTTCAGTAAAAGACTACAACAATCTCAAAATCTTGTTGAGCATGCAGATCTGAATAAATAGAAAAGCAATCATTTAAACAAAAGAGGAATGACTTACAGTTTGAGAAGATATTGTCGGAAAAGATATGGTTGGAGAAGATGTGGTCCCAAGCCGTTACAGATATGCAAATCGAAGGGAAAAGAAGAATCAAGACTAAAATATTTAGGGTTTTCCGGCGGCTAAACGCCTTAATACATGAGAAATAACATACCGGCGGCGGAGTTTGGAAAACGAGATTTCAGATCTGAAAAAAAGAAGAAGCGGATGGTCAGTTTAAACTACGAAAATACTCTACGGCATGAAGGAGAAACGAGATTCGTCGTAATCCGAGAGA
It encodes:
- the LOC106314707 gene encoding uncharacterized protein LOC106314707, whose translation is MDLPELPPRMFTLREELAAIRSISYHSDDMKLFKALCDCLTADEYEDLKASKLGVFIKFKKLEFGWTSRLVHFMLCFHLDIKKKFELWSLVASQPARFSLIEFEHLTGLNCDYIKDLENPRVAFKVLMDSLKAKDLTQTGYTVHGFIQVVQVWAYYAMPELGANYGSAVPNRPSPLLLAYKGGKGQRKCFKAAIKKQNNVNNFIRKDLDEMFPKWDEDVDDPAADNIIKVMFNDPGWKWTMDCWQVTGTHKVVNMEVSPGKNEVSPVKTEKNCNEVRECCEGRK